AGAGTTAGAAGAAGATGAGGACACTTCCACAGGTTAACTTCCATTAACTTTTTAAAAATATGATTGTTATGCTTATCCCTGTTGTGGTTTAGTGGTGTGAATTAGGTGGTAACTGTTTCTACTATTTTTTTAAATGCTTCCGGATCTCGGATAGCTAATTCTGCTAGCATTTTTCTGTTAAGATCAATATTTTTTTTCTTAAGAAGGTTTATGAAGCGACTGTAGGGGAGATTAAACTCGTTGAGTGCCGCGTTAATTCTTTGAATCCACAGCTTGCGCATATCCCTTTTTCTTAATTTCCTTCCAGCAAAGGCGTGCTCTCCAGCTCTAAGATAAGCTTCGTGTGCTCTTTTGAATAGCCTTGACCTGGTACCTTTGTACCCTTTGGTTTCTTTCAGTATTTTTTTGTGTCTTTTTCGGCGGACAGTGCCGGTCTTAGTTCTAGGCATGGTTGGTTGGTTATG
The sequence above is a segment of the Patescibacteria group bacterium genome. Coding sequences within it:
- the rplT gene encoding 50S ribosomal protein L20; the protein is MPRTKTGTVRRKRHKKILKETKGYKGTRSRLFKRAHEAYLRAGEHAFAGRKLRKRDMRKLWIQRINAALNEFNLPYSRFINLLKKKNIDLNRKMLAELAIRDPEAFKKIVETVTT